ACCGTGTGGGCGGCGACGGCGGCGAAATTTTCACCGAGCATTTTGAGGAGGACACGCTGAAAAAAGTGGCGGAGAATCCCGATGGGCAAGACCTTTTGGTGGTGTTCGGTGTAACAGACCACGGCGGCGCGCCAACAAAGGAAGCAATCTCGAAAATTGAGCAATATCGTGTTACATATCAAGACAAGGTACAGTTTCGCTTTGGAACGGTGGAGGACTATTTTGACCGTCAGAAAGGAAAGGATTTAGGCCGCATTAAGGGTGAAATACAGGTAACGTTTATTGGGCCTTATTCAAATTTTACGGAAATTAAGAAAAACAACCGGTTGGCAGAGTATGGAGCGTTAAACGCAGAAAAAGCGTCTGTTTTGGCTGAAAAACTGGTTGGAATGGAATATCCGGCAGAGAAGCTGCGGAAAAGCTGGCAGGACATTTTGTTTAACCAGTTTCACGACATCTTGGGCGGCGCCTGCATTGAAGATGCTTATTTCGACGCCCGCAACCTCCACGGAAGAAGCCTGCAAACCACAAATGAAATTGTGACGTTTGCCCTGCAGGCCATGACGAACAACATAAAAATGCCGGGAAAAAATCCTGACAACGAATGGAATTTAGTTGTTTGGAATTTAAACTGTGCGGCATTTTGCGGCGCGATTGAGGCAGAGGTGCAGTGGGCCTGGGAATTTCCGTGGTATGAAGGCGGCATTGAACTGATTGACGAGCTGGGAGAAAAAATTCCGTGCCAGATTATCCGCGAAAAATCGGTTGTGCCGGGCTTTCGTTCCCGCTTTGCGTTTACAGCAAAAATTCCGGCGTTGGGATACCGCTCCTTTATCGTGAAAAAAACAAACAAGCCATGCGGCCATATCATACCAAAACCTGTTATCGGCGCCGAACACGGCCGTTTCCGTGTAGATGTTTCCTCCGGCGCACCTGCACTGTATGAAAACGGACAGCTGCTGACAGAATGTTTTTTGCGTCCCTATGCCTTAGAGGACCAGTGCGACACCTGGGGCTTTAATAAGACGGTTTATGAGGATAAAAAACAATATCTTACGCTTGAGTCGGCAGAGGTAACAGAAGACGGGCTATGCCTTACAAAACTGAAAACTACATGGCGGTTTGGCCATTCCGTGGCGGAGGTTTACTACACGCTTTATAATGAACATATTGACTGCGACTATCGTGTGTTATGGCAAGAAAAAGGCTTTGCGCTGAAATTGGAGCTTCAGGGTAGAAGCAATCATTTGCGTTGTTTTGCATCTTCGCCATATGGCTTTGAGGCGCGGCCTGCCTCTGAATTTGAAAAGCCTGTTGGCGAGCACATTTCCTTAATTTCTGAAAATAGCGGCTTTTATGTTGCAATGGACAGCATTTTTGCCTATCATTTTTCCGGCAGCAGCATTGGCTTAACGCTTTTGCGCAACTGCATTTTCGGCGATTTGAGAACAAGGGAGCTGGAAAAAGCGGATTACCGTTATATGGGACAGGGCGAAACGAAGGGCAGGCTGCGGGTGTTTACACAGCGGCCCAAAAACCTTGCGGCGGAAGCAACCGCGTTTAACAATCCGCCCAGGGTGTTGCTTGAGGCGAACCACGCCGGAACGCTAAAATCTTGCGATGGTTTTTTTAACTGTGACAACGATGCACTTTATACAACCGTGGTGAAGAAGCAGGAGGATAACGACAAACTTGTGGTGCGGAGCTTTAACCCCGACAAAGACGCACCCCAAAGCGGGACGGTGACATTGTTTGGCAAAAGTATCAGCGTAAGCTTTCTGCCGGAAGAAATTAAAACATTGACAGAAGACAGCGAAGGCTTTCATGAGAGCAGCATGCTGGAGGAGGATTAGCATGAAAACAAAACCTGTGGCGGCCATTCTGTATGATTTTGATAAAACGCTGTCGACGAAAGATATGCAGGAGTATGCGTTCATTCCTGGCATTGGCATGACGGCAGAGGAGTTCTGGAAGAAGTGTAACCGGCTTACCCAAGAGCACAGTATGGATCAAATTTTGGCGTATATGTATGTGATGCTCACCGAGGCCAGGGGAAAAAAGCTGCTAAACCGGGAAGAATTTAAAAACTTAGGCGAAACGGTGGAGCTTTTTCCCGGCGTGCTTTCCTGGTTCAACCGCGTGAACGCTTATGCGCAAAGGCTGGGGCTGTGTTTGGAGCACTATATCATCTCCTCAGGTTTAAAAGAAATAATAGAAGGAACGCCAATTGCAAAGCAGTTTAAAGGAATTTATGCGGCGGAGTTTTTTTACGACGAGCAAAATGTTCCCGTTTGGCCGGCTATGGCGGTGAACTATACCAGCAAAACCCAGTTTTTGTTCCGCATTAACAAGGGTGTGTTGGACGTGACGGACCACACGGGACTGAACAAATTTACGCCGGAGAACAAGCGCAGAATTCCATTTCAAAACATGATTTACATTGGCGACGGGTTTACCGACGTTCCCTGCATGAAACTGGTAAAGGTAAATGGCGGGCACTCCATTGCGGTTTACAGCGATAAAAAACAAACAGCGATTGACATTATGCACCAGGGTCGGGTGGATTATATTGCCCCTGCAGACTACAGCGAGGCCGGAAAACTGGAGAAAACGGTTTTTGCAGTGTTAGATCTGATTTGCGCGCAAAATGTGGCGCTGGAAATGAATTTTAAGGACTTTCATGAAACAGAATGATAAAAACACAGCCCGGCTTTGGTGCCGGGCTGTGTTTTTTTGTTACCAATATTTTCTGTCTAAACTTCTGTAAAAAATTGCCTGAGCCAAGTGCTCTCTTTTTATGTTTTCACTTCCCTTAAGGTCTGCTACCGTCCGCGACACCTTCAAAATCCGATTATGCGCCCGGGCAGAGAGTCCTAAGTTATGGAACGCATCTTTTAACAGCTTCGATTCCTCCGTTCCTAACGG
This Congzhengia minquanensis DNA region includes the following protein-coding sequences:
- a CDS encoding HAD family hydrolase — encoded protein: MKTKPVAAILYDFDKTLSTKDMQEYAFIPGIGMTAEEFWKKCNRLTQEHSMDQILAYMYVMLTEARGKKLLNREEFKNLGETVELFPGVLSWFNRVNAYAQRLGLCLEHYIISSGLKEIIEGTPIAKQFKGIYAAEFFYDEQNVPVWPAMAVNYTSKTQFLFRINKGVLDVTDHTGLNKFTPENKRRIPFQNMIYIGDGFTDVPCMKLVKVNGGHSIAVYSDKKQTAIDIMHQGRVDYIAPADYSEAGKLEKTVFAVLDLICAQNVALEMNFKDFHETE
- a CDS encoding glycoside hydrolase family 38 C-terminal domain-containing protein, giving the protein MKDIFMIGNTHYDPVWLWRWDEALSSITATFRSVLQRMEETPDFCYSFSAPAVLEQIEKTNPALFCEIKQRVAEGRWDLAEGWWLQADTNAASGESYVRQGLYGQRYLLQKFGKMSRAAFNIDSFGHCSNLPQILAGCGIEFYCFWRPNQAQYELDAPLFVWEGGAGKSVLAYRVGGDGGEIFTEHFEEDTLKKVAENPDGQDLLVVFGVTDHGGAPTKEAISKIEQYRVTYQDKVQFRFGTVEDYFDRQKGKDLGRIKGEIQVTFIGPYSNFTEIKKNNRLAEYGALNAEKASVLAEKLVGMEYPAEKLRKSWQDILFNQFHDILGGACIEDAYFDARNLHGRSLQTTNEIVTFALQAMTNNIKMPGKNPDNEWNLVVWNLNCAAFCGAIEAEVQWAWEFPWYEGGIELIDELGEKIPCQIIREKSVVPGFRSRFAFTAKIPALGYRSFIVKKTNKPCGHIIPKPVIGAEHGRFRVDVSSGAPALYENGQLLTECFLRPYALEDQCDTWGFNKTVYEDKKQYLTLESAEVTEDGLCLTKLKTTWRFGHSVAEVYYTLYNEHIDCDYRVLWQEKGFALKLELQGRSNHLRCFASSPYGFEARPASEFEKPVGEHISLISENSGFYVAMDSIFAYHFSGSSIGLTLLRNCIFGDLRTRELEKADYRYMGQGETKGRLRVFTQRPKNLAAEATAFNNPPRVLLEANHAGTLKSCDGFFNCDNDALYTTVVKKQEDNDKLVVRSFNPDKDAPQSGTVTLFGKSISVSFLPEEIKTLTEDSEGFHESSMLEED